From a single Blastocatellia bacterium genomic region:
- a CDS encoding TIGR03986 family CRISPR-associated RAMP protein: KSKEFIFFLPADHAEEISVPDEMIERFQDDDQITQWQERAFPKDKPDPNCRDRNGMVRKNPPEPGDPVFFLRENEQLTFFGRAQMFRLPYTQRPIDLVPPELRRPEDIDYAEALFGFVRTKKELAEMKQRGVIQEIPKQGDKRRAYAGRVFVTDAVLEDGQSDYWLSPDPITPKILATPKPTAFQHYLVQTGDNKSQLKHYGSPTPQDTIIRGHKRYWHQGLSSDEGLTLDRIRELIEDERARLHQLAETSTQHTQFKPVKPGVKFTFRVYFENLCDRELGALCWTLHPLGDSSKEYCHHLGMGKPLGMGAVKLEATLHLTNRSTRYGTLFDGDNWQTGATASSESLSDRGTLEARVKDFEQHVLETLGHSATGHHLSEVKRIGMLLKLMEWPGFRAVPPIPGQPAPNNCVITENGVQRPNTRYMMIELPGVSGSGRNEYRDRPVLPDPCAFDSSICTLAESASNSSDAPASASAQPSTSSGSTPSLPSSLKVVSNPSGRKAKKRKRKRPNR, encoded by the coding sequence AAGAGCAAAGAATTCATTTTCTTTTTGCCTGCTGATCATGCGGAAGAAATCTCCGTGCCTGATGAGATGATCGAACGATTCCAGGATGACGACCAAATTACGCAATGGCAAGAAAGAGCCTTTCCAAAGGATAAGCCTGACCCGAATTGTCGTGACCGCAATGGGATGGTTCGCAAGAACCCACCAGAGCCTGGTGATCCTGTGTTCTTCTTGCGAGAAAACGAGCAACTTACTTTCTTCGGGCGGGCCCAGATGTTCCGCCTGCCCTACACGCAACGCCCCATAGACCTTGTTCCGCCAGAATTGCGCCGACCTGAAGACATTGACTATGCGGAAGCGTTGTTCGGCTTTGTGCGAACCAAGAAAGAGCTGGCAGAGATGAAACAACGCGGTGTCATCCAGGAAATCCCGAAGCAGGGCGATAAGCGTCGGGCTTATGCTGGTCGGGTGTTTGTAACAGACGCCGTGTTAGAAGATGGGCAGAGCGACTACTGGCTATCTCCTGATCCAATCACTCCAAAGATTCTCGCCACGCCGAAACCGACTGCCTTTCAACACTACCTTGTGCAAACCGGGGACAATAAAAGCCAACTAAAGCACTACGGCAGTCCAACTCCACAGGACACCATCATTCGCGGACACAAACGCTACTGGCACCAGGGTCTGAGCTCAGACGAAGGGTTGACGCTCGATCGAATTCGGGAACTGATCGAGGACGAGAGAGCGCGACTCCACCAGTTAGCAGAAACGAGTACGCAGCACACGCAATTCAAACCGGTAAAACCAGGTGTGAAATTCACGTTCCGTGTTTACTTCGAGAACCTCTGCGACCGCGAGCTGGGCGCACTGTGCTGGACGCTGCATCCGTTGGGAGATTCGAGCAAAGAATATTGTCACCATCTCGGCATGGGCAAGCCGCTGGGCATGGGTGCGGTGAAGCTGGAGGCAACCCTGCATCTGACCAATCGGTCCACGCGCTACGGTACACTGTTTGATGGTGATAATTGGCAGACAGGAGCAACAGCAAGTAGTGAGTCGTTGTCCGACCGCGGAACGCTGGAAGCACGCGTCAAAGATTTTGAGCAGCATGTCCTCGAAACGCTCGGCCACAGCGCAACAGGCCATCATCTCTCTGAAGTGAAGCGCATTGGAATGTTGCTCAAGCTGATGGAATGGCCAGGCTTCCGGGCAGTGCCGCCTATTCCCGGTCAGCCTGCGCCCAACAATTGTGTTATTACCGAAAATGGAGTCCAGCGCCCCAATACGCGCTACATGATGATTGAACTGCCGGGTGTTTCAGGATCAGGGAGAAATGAATACCGTGACCGTCCCGTGTTGCCCGATCCTTGTGCCTTCGATTCCAGTATCTGCACTCTCGCTGAGTCAGCTTCAAACAGCTCGGATGCACCTGCAAGTGCATCAGCTCAACCCAGTACCTCCAGTGGCTCGACTCCTTCACTGCCATCATCCTTGAAGGTCGTCTCTAATCCATCCGGTCGAAAAGCGAAAAAACGAAAGCGGAAGAGGCCAAACCGATAA
- the crn3 gene encoding CRISPR-associated ring nuclease Crn3/Csx3: protein MNTRDVTVTLIPTEEDFQILDIFMEAGRIRPDVIRSLSLPSNIDPAKGVVISGRAPIWLYARLVHLCLNAPWVATYDPKAGAIIVVRRSVDRPQVGDVIPKEKVFCYLPKHSGPSNQEEPKPGIGSKAIAFLGPPHSGKSVLMNALRIKMQEVLPAEKFQRDFYVLRACPDGEGDWFNEIPQEVAMTLRYKNRFDDEFVNQICQALEQLRQQKQLLLVDCGGKIDRKNQRILNRCTHAVIVSRHPEEIPLWRGAAFSSELEILAEVESLTNSCAEVLSSSPLRIRLGKLERGERLAVPDELWGCLKSLIVD, encoded by the coding sequence ATGAACACGCGTGATGTAACCGTAACGCTGATTCCTACCGAAGAGGATTTTCAGATCCTCGACATCTTCATGGAAGCTGGGCGGATTCGACCCGATGTCATCCGCTCTCTGAGCCTTCCCTCGAACATCGATCCTGCCAAGGGAGTCGTCATTAGTGGGAGAGCACCAATTTGGTTATATGCCCGTTTAGTTCACCTATGTTTGAACGCCCCATGGGTCGCCACGTATGACCCAAAGGCTGGAGCTATCATTGTTGTCCGTCGCTCGGTGGATCGGCCACAAGTGGGTGATGTCATTCCGAAGGAAAAGGTATTCTGCTATTTGCCCAAGCATTCGGGGCCATCCAACCAAGAGGAGCCAAAGCCTGGAATCGGCTCCAAAGCGATTGCTTTCCTGGGACCGCCGCACAGTGGAAAGTCGGTGTTGATGAACGCACTTCGAATCAAGATGCAAGAGGTACTCCCTGCTGAGAAATTTCAACGTGATTTCTACGTTCTTCGCGCCTGCCCTGACGGCGAGGGGGATTGGTTCAACGAAATTCCCCAAGAGGTCGCAATGACGCTACGCTATAAGAACCGCTTTGACGATGAGTTTGTGAATCAAATCTGCCAAGCCCTAGAGCAGCTCCGCCAACAAAAGCAACTATTGCTCGTCGACTGCGGTGGCAAGATTGACAGAAAGAACCAGCGCATCCTCAACCGGTGCACACACGCCGTCATCGTGTCGCGCCATCCTGAGGAAATCCCCCTCTGGCGAGGAGCGGCGTTCTCCAGTGAGCTGGAAATCCTGGCGGAAGTAGAATCCCTCACCAATTCCTGCGCTGAAGTGCTTTCTTCTTCGCCTCTTCGCATACGCTTAGGCAAGTTAGAACGAGGAGAACGCTTGGCTGTTCCCGACGAGCTTTGGGGTTGCTTGAAATCTTTAATTGTTGATTGA
- a CDS encoding Uma2 family endonuclease, with protein sequence MSQPLTEFMPDIRHIITEDDTPVDNFASEKQQRLLTEPLYSSWAGPGQGRSFLVAANVGIFYTPRAAAIVPDVFLSLDVEVAPDWWQKEHRSYFLWEFGKPPEVVIEIVSNREGGEADEKKQKYARIKVGYYVIYDPLQQVMPEPLTIYQLRGHTYVLQAEPRFPDLKLGLTLWEGEYEGRQDVWLRWTDEQGRIILTGKERAEAERERAEAERERAEAERERAEQERQRAEQERAEKEALREQLELERQRVAQLTERLRQLGREPE encoded by the coding sequence ATGTCTCAACCACTGACAGAGTTCATGCCGGATATTCGCCACATCATCACGGAGGACGATACTCCTGTGGACAATTTTGCCTCTGAAAAACAGCAACGGCTGCTGACCGAACCGCTCTACAGCTCATGGGCAGGCCCCGGCCAAGGGCGATCATTTCTGGTGGCTGCTAATGTAGGAATTTTCTACACGCCCCGCGCAGCGGCGATTGTGCCGGACGTGTTCCTCAGTTTGGACGTAGAGGTTGCGCCCGATTGGTGGCAGAAGGAGCACCGGTCATACTTTCTGTGGGAGTTTGGCAAGCCGCCGGAAGTCGTCATTGAGATTGTCTCGAATCGGGAAGGCGGGGAGGCTGACGAGAAGAAACAGAAGTACGCGCGGATCAAGGTTGGGTATTACGTGATTTACGATCCGTTGCAGCAGGTCATGCCAGAGCCGTTGACGATTTATCAATTGCGTGGGCATACGTATGTCTTACAGGCGGAGCCGCGCTTTCCTGATCTCAAGCTTGGTTTAACGCTGTGGGAAGGGGAATACGAAGGTAGGCAGGATGTATGGCTACGATGGACCGACGAGCAGGGACGAATTATCCTGACCGGTAAGGAGCGGGCTGAGGCGGAGCGGGAGCGGGCTGAGGCGGAGCGGGAGCGGGCTGAGGCGGAGCGGGAGCGGGCCGAGCAGGAGCGGCAACGGGCCGAGCAGGAGCGAGCGGAGAAGGAAGCATTACGTGAGCAACTTGAGTTGGAACGCCAACGCGTTGCCCAACTGACAGAGCGCCTGCGACAACTAGGCAGGGAGCCAGAGTAA
- a CDS encoding SBBP repeat-containing protein, translating into MKRTFSLMLIGVWWLGWTSPLHHDINGAASLNSALSARAATLTSWVNTRFAQQPLSFESNQGQCDPRVKFLARGPGYDVYFAATEAVLHLRATNARESKQDRSTARADAGEPETNLQESQSATLRLKLIGARTTPQIVGLEPIAARKHYFIGNDPQQWRTDIPMYAKIKYAQVYPGVDLIYYGNQNQLEYDFVVAPGIDPNVIRIGIEGGDHLNIDAQGDLVIHIGRQQLRQRRPFIYQDINGQRVHVAGSFKFLSQSSTGSQLMEAPRSIIGFQVERYDTSHPLIIDPVLSYSTYLGGDNNDRSYAIAVDATGSVYVTGETISSDFPTRNAYETSGPFDAIVAKFSPSGALVYSTYLGGSDSETGYGIAVDAMGHAYVTGLTGSSNFPTTAGAFQRTFGGGQYDAFVTKLSPTGSSLIYSTYIGTAERDFGYGIALDATNSAYIVGRSYRPANVSYDVLVAKLNPTGSTLNYGVTFGGNPLDDEGYAIAVDSAGNAYVTGCTKSPDFPATPGVFQPTHTDTGCGVVGCFECEAFVTKVNAGGTALVYSTFLGGDRPDVGRGIVVDSAGNAYVTGWTLSTDRSPPLKPFPVTSGAFQRTHGGFRDGFIAKLNASGTALVYSTFLGGNSDDLAYAIALDQAGNVYVTGQTTSANFPVLDALPGQSTFLGSSTYPNAFVTKLNPSGAGLVYSTYLGGSENILLGVDSGDAGYGIAVDSTGAAYVTGITTSNNFPTASAFQRERAGAIDVFVAKLAAQAAPPPQVPVIMLTSGVPHTGSIPAPQPGSGILNSTQYTIQVPSGATRLRVDLSGNQDVDLFVRFGQPIQIQGGQAVADYRSTSAGGTETITITTTSSPPLRAGTYYIAVANFGPGAATFTLTATVTP; encoded by the coding sequence ATGAAACGAACGTTTTCCCTTATGCTGATTGGTGTATGGTGGCTTGGCTGGACGTCTCCCCTTCATCACGACATCAACGGCGCGGCCAGCCTCAACTCTGCGCTATCTGCCCGCGCAGCGACGCTGACCTCCTGGGTCAACACACGTTTCGCGCAACAACCATTGAGCTTTGAATCGAATCAAGGACAGTGTGATCCTCGCGTCAAGTTCCTGGCGCGCGGGCCTGGCTACGACGTGTATTTCGCTGCCACCGAGGCTGTCTTACACCTGCGAGCAACGAACGCTCGCGAGTCCAAGCAAGATCGTTCAACCGCCCGAGCAGACGCCGGCGAACCCGAAACCAACCTCCAAGAGTCACAATCGGCTACACTGCGCCTGAAGCTGATCGGCGCTAGGACTACACCTCAGATTGTCGGCTTAGAGCCAATAGCCGCGCGAAAGCATTACTTCATCGGCAACGACCCGCAGCAATGGCGCACAGACATTCCCATGTACGCCAAGATCAAATATGCTCAGGTCTATCCCGGCGTGGACCTCATTTACTATGGCAATCAGAACCAATTGGAATACGACTTCGTCGTTGCGCCGGGAATTGATCCTAACGTCATCAGAATTGGCATTGAGGGTGGTGATCACCTGAACATAGATGCCCAAGGTGATCTCGTCATCCACATCGGCCGCCAACAGCTTCGCCAGCGGCGACCGTTCATCTATCAAGACATTAACGGCCAACGAGTGCACGTCGCTGGCTCATTCAAATTCCTATCCCAATCGTCCACGGGCAGCCAACTGATGGAAGCGCCGCGCTCGATCATCGGCTTTCAGGTGGAACGCTACGACACCAGTCACCCGCTCATCATTGATCCTGTGTTGAGCTACTCGACGTACTTAGGAGGCGACAATAATGATCGAAGCTATGCCATCGCTGTAGACGCCACCGGCAGCGTCTATGTGACCGGCGAAACCATTTCTTCCGATTTCCCGACAAGGAATGCTTATGAAACTTCAGGCCCGTTTGATGCCATTGTGGCCAAGTTTAGCCCCAGCGGCGCGCTTGTCTACTCAACCTATCTGGGCGGCTCCGATAGCGAGACTGGCTACGGCATCGCTGTGGACGCGATGGGTCATGCCTATGTAACAGGGTTGACCGGTTCCAGCAACTTTCCAACGACGGCAGGCGCGTTTCAGCGCACGTTCGGCGGCGGCCAGTATGACGCTTTCGTGACGAAGCTCAGTCCGACGGGCTCATCGCTCATCTACTCCACCTACATTGGCACGGCTGAGCGTGACTTCGGTTATGGGATTGCGCTGGACGCCACCAACAGCGCGTATATCGTCGGCCGGTCGTATCGCCCTGCCAATGTCTCCTATGATGTGCTCGTGGCAAAACTGAATCCGACAGGCTCGACGCTCAATTACGGCGTGACGTTCGGCGGCAATCCATTAGATGATGAAGGCTACGCCATCGCCGTAGATAGCGCCGGTAATGCCTATGTGACGGGCTGTACCAAGTCTCCTGATTTTCCGGCAACGCCGGGCGTCTTTCAGCCAACTCACACCGATACCGGTTGTGGGGTCGTCGGCTGCTTCGAGTGTGAGGCGTTTGTGACCAAGGTGAATGCTGGCGGGACGGCGCTCGTTTACTCAACCTTCCTGGGGGGCGATCGGCCTGATGTTGGTCGCGGCATCGTTGTGGATAGCGCCGGCAACGCCTATGTGACCGGCTGGACTCTGTCCACAGATCGTTCACCTCCTTTGAAACCCTTCCCGGTAACGAGCGGCGCTTTTCAGCGAACACATGGCGGCTTCAGGGACGGCTTCATCGCTAAGCTTAACGCCAGTGGCACAGCGCTTGTTTACTCAACCTTTCTAGGCGGCAACAGTGATGATCTTGCCTACGCAATTGCCCTGGACCAAGCCGGCAACGTCTATGTAACTGGGCAAACTACGTCGGCCAACTTTCCTGTCCTTGATGCGCTGCCGGGGCAAAGCACGTTTTTGGGGTCCAGCACCTATCCCAATGCCTTTGTCACGAAACTGAATCCGTCCGGGGCAGGCCTTGTCTACTCAACCTACCTGGGTGGCAGCGAAAACATCTTGCTGGGTGTTGACAGCGGCGACGCGGGGTATGGCATTGCGGTGGATTCAACGGGTGCAGCGTATGTAACCGGTATCACCACGTCCAACAACTTCCCTACGGCGAGCGCATTTCAGCGGGAGCGGGCTGGCGCAATTGATGTATTCGTCGCCAAGCTCGCTGCACAAGCTGCCCCGCCTCCACAGGTTCCGGTGATCATGCTCACCTCCGGCGTGCCGCACACGGGTTCGATTCCAGCGCCTCAACCGGGCAGCGGCATTCTCAACTCAACACAATACACGATTCAAGTTCCGAGTGGCGCAACGCGATTGAGAGTTGATCTCAGTGGCAATCAAGATGTTGATCTCTTCGTCCGTTTCGGTCAGCCTATTCAAATTCAAGGTGGCCAAGCTGTGGCGGATTATCGCTCAACGTCCGCTGGGGGCACAGAGACGATCACTATCACGACGACGAGTTCGCCTCCGTTGCGAGCTGGCACGTATTATATTGCCGTCGCTAATTTCGGACCGGGCGCAGCCACATTCACGCTGACGGCAACAGTAACGCCATAA
- a CDS encoding M20/M25/M40 family metallo-hydrolase has protein sequence MKKQIALSLIVVCLSVALVRAQEPVDLGMVMRIKAEGFERSKVMDTLWYLTEHAGPRLTNSPQLKQASQWCVKKLTEWGLVNARLEPWGIFGRGWSVERFSIEMVEPHFMPIIAYPKAWTASTNGVVSGTPVLVEIRSEADFEKYRGKLKGAIVMNESPRQVEPRFEADARRHSDQDLQRLAGAPEPASVPGRAQQRQEFRARRALQEKIGNFFRQEGVAVLLEPSRGEHGTIFVAGGGDYKKDGEPGVPAFVVAIEHYARIVRHLERKQPVRLNIELRAKFHDEDLQAYNVIAEIPGTDPKLKDELVMLGAHLDSWHAGTGTTDNGAGSAVVMEAVRILTAIGARPRRTIRLALWSGEEQGLLGSQEYVKTHFADPKTMQLKPAHSKLSCYFNLDNGTGKIRGVYLQGNDAVRPIFEAWLKPFHDLGATTLTIRNTGGTDHLSFDAVGLPGFQFIQDPIEYGTRTHHTNMDVYDRALKGDLMQASVIIASFVYHAAMRDEKLPRKPLPLAQPDEQSTPE, from the coding sequence ATGAAAAAACAGATTGCATTGTCTCTCATTGTAGTTTGTTTATCGGTGGCGCTTGTTCGGGCGCAAGAACCTGTTGATCTGGGGATGGTGATGCGCATCAAGGCGGAAGGGTTTGAGCGATCAAAGGTCATGGATACGCTCTGGTATTTGACCGAGCATGCCGGGCCGCGATTGACGAATTCGCCGCAACTGAAGCAGGCCAGCCAGTGGTGTGTGAAGAAACTGACCGAGTGGGGGCTGGTGAACGCGCGGCTGGAGCCGTGGGGCATTTTTGGTCGTGGCTGGTCGGTTGAGCGGTTTTCCATTGAGATGGTTGAGCCGCATTTCATGCCGATTATCGCCTATCCGAAGGCATGGACGGCCAGTACCAACGGCGTCGTGAGTGGCACGCCAGTACTGGTTGAAATTCGGTCGGAAGCCGATTTTGAGAAGTATCGCGGCAAGCTCAAAGGGGCGATCGTCATGAATGAATCGCCGCGTCAAGTCGAGCCTCGTTTTGAAGCCGACGCTCGACGCCATTCGGATCAAGACTTGCAACGGCTGGCCGGCGCGCCGGAACCGGCAAGCGTGCCAGGTCGCGCTCAGCAGCGCCAGGAATTTCGCGCGCGACGCGCCTTGCAGGAGAAAATAGGAAATTTCTTCCGCCAGGAGGGCGTCGCTGTGCTGCTGGAGCCGAGTCGCGGCGAACACGGCACGATTTTTGTCGCCGGCGGTGGGGATTATAAGAAGGATGGCGAGCCTGGTGTGCCTGCCTTCGTCGTTGCGATTGAGCACTACGCGCGGATCGTTCGACATCTGGAGCGCAAGCAGCCGGTCAGATTAAACATTGAGTTGCGGGCAAAGTTTCATGATGAGGATTTGCAAGCCTACAACGTGATCGCTGAAATTCCCGGCACGGACCCGAAGCTCAAAGATGAATTGGTCATGCTGGGGGCGCATCTGGATTCGTGGCATGCCGGCACAGGGACAACCGATAATGGCGCTGGCTCGGCTGTGGTGATGGAGGCCGTGCGTATCCTGACGGCCATCGGCGCGCGGCCCCGGCGCACGATTCGTCTGGCGCTGTGGAGCGGCGAAGAGCAAGGATTGTTAGGCTCGCAGGAGTACGTCAAAACGCATTTCGCTGATCCGAAAACGATGCAATTGAAACCGGCGCATAGCAAGCTCTCGTGTTATTTCAATCTGGATAACGGCACGGGCAAGATTCGTGGCGTCTACCTACAAGGCAATGACGCCGTTCGCCCGATATTTGAAGCCTGGCTCAAACCATTTCATGATCTGGGGGCGACGACGCTGACGATCCGCAACACAGGCGGCACGGATCACCTTTCGTTCGATGCCGTTGGCTTGCCCGGCTTTCAATTCATTCAGGACCCGATTGAGTACGGCACGCGAACACATCACACGAATATGGATGTCTATGACCGCGCGTTGAAGGGGGACCTGATGCAGGCATCGGTCATCATAGCGTCGTTCGTCTATCACGCTGCCATGCGAGACGAGAAATTGCCGCGAAAGCCGTTGCCGCTGGCGCAGCCCGATGAGCAGTCAACGCCTGAGTAA
- a CDS encoding glycosyltransferase family 2 protein, which yields MKLIIQIPCYNEAETLPLTLDDLPRQIEGIDQIEILVIDDGSSDDTVEVARSRNVHHVVRLTPHRGLAAAFNAGLRAGLQRGADVIVNMDGDHAFRAEDIARLIAPILAGRAGMVIGVRPLDDRRYFPPLKKALHRLGSWLISRLIGQAIPDPTSGFRAYSRDAAMKLHIVSRHTYVLESIIQAAHQGVAFAHVPIGVNPPLRPSRLIKSTAHYVAQSAWTVLRACVSYRMGRLLKVVAPRSGHA from the coding sequence ATGAAACTCATCATTCAAATTCCTTGCTATAACGAAGCGGAGACGCTGCCGCTGACGTTGGATGATCTGCCTCGGCAGATTGAGGGGATTGATCAGATCGAAATTCTCGTCATTGATGACGGCAGTTCAGATGATACAGTCGAAGTGGCTCGGTCCCGGAACGTGCATCACGTTGTCCGGTTGACGCCGCATCGAGGATTGGCAGCGGCGTTTAATGCCGGCTTACGTGCCGGGTTGCAACGGGGCGCCGATGTTATTGTCAACATGGATGGTGATCATGCTTTTCGCGCTGAGGATATTGCGCGGCTTATTGCGCCGATACTGGCTGGACGCGCGGGCATGGTCATCGGCGTGCGCCCGTTGGATGATCGTCGGTACTTTCCGCCGTTGAAAAAAGCGCTTCATCGGCTGGGAAGCTGGCTGATCTCACGATTGATTGGACAGGCGATTCCCGACCCAACGAGTGGATTCCGCGCCTATAGTCGTGACGCTGCGATGAAACTTCATATCGTGTCGCGGCACACCTACGTGTTAGAATCAATCATTCAAGCGGCTCATCAGGGAGTCGCATTCGCGCATGTTCCCATCGGTGTGAATCCGCCGTTGCGCCCCTCGCGGCTCATCAAAAGCACAGCTCATTACGTTGCCCAATCAGCTTGGACAGTGCTGCGCGCTTGTGTGAGTTACAGAATGGGCAGGCTGCTGAAGGTGGTTGCGCCACGGTCTGGTCATGCGTGA
- a CDS encoding glycosyltransferase — protein MKICLLGPSYPYRGGIAHYMTLLARELRRRHHVVFFGFTRQYPQWLYPGQTDRDPSQAALTDEYIRVLDSLNPWTWMQTARRICREQPRLLILPWWTSFWTPAFWTVSSWVKRASATTVVFICHNVIEHETNLIKQFCTQLVLQTGDAFIVHSTQDRASLATMCPGRPIYQAFHPSYAELAPTRLARQEARRKLNVGEKVLLFFGFVRPYKGLEYAIRSLPLILSKHQVTLIVAGEIWSGRREIKKLISQLGLEAHVRIEDRYIANEEIGLYFSAADLLLLPYLSATQSGIAQIAYAQEVPVVATRVGGLLDVVTDGQTGYLVEPASPTAIAEAVIDFFDHHRGDYMVEQIKRQRSRFTWAPIVQAIEAIGQQDDCVDNHTVS, from the coding sequence ATGAAGATTTGTCTATTGGGGCCGAGTTATCCCTATCGTGGCGGCATTGCGCACTACATGACGTTGCTGGCGAGAGAACTTCGCCGCCGTCATCACGTCGTTTTTTTCGGCTTCACTCGCCAGTATCCGCAGTGGCTCTATCCCGGCCAAACAGACCGCGATCCGAGCCAAGCCGCGTTGACCGACGAGTACATTCGCGTGCTCGATTCGCTCAACCCGTGGACGTGGATGCAGACGGCTCGGCGAATCTGTCGTGAGCAACCGCGGCTGTTGATTTTACCTTGGTGGACGTCGTTCTGGACGCCGGCATTTTGGACGGTTTCCTCATGGGTCAAACGAGCCAGCGCCACGACGGTTGTGTTTATCTGTCATAACGTCATTGAGCACGAGACGAATCTGATCAAGCAATTTTGCACACAGCTCGTTCTGCAAACCGGTGACGCCTTCATTGTGCATTCGACGCAAGATCGCGCGAGTCTGGCTACGATGTGTCCGGGGCGGCCGATTTATCAAGCATTTCATCCGAGCTATGCTGAGCTGGCGCCGACTCGGCTAGCGCGCCAAGAGGCTCGCCGCAAACTGAATGTTGGAGAGAAGGTGTTGCTCTTTTTCGGGTTCGTGCGGCCATATAAGGGCCTGGAATATGCCATCCGCAGTCTTCCGTTGATTTTGTCTAAGCATCAAGTGACGTTGATCGTTGCTGGCGAGATATGGTCGGGCCGACGAGAAATCAAAAAGTTGATCAGTCAATTGGGACTGGAAGCCCACGTGCGCATCGAGGATCGTTATATTGCCAATGAAGAGATCGGCCTCTATTTTTCGGCGGCTGATTTGTTGCTGTTGCCGTACCTGAGCGCCACACAGAGCGGGATTGCTCAGATTGCCTACGCGCAGGAAGTGCCGGTGGTGGCCACGCGCGTTGGGGGCTTGCTCGATGTCGTCACAGATGGGCAAACAGGCTACTTGGTCGAGCCAGCCTCGCCGACGGCGATTGCGGAAGCCGTGATTGATTTTTTTGATCATCATCGTGGCGATTACATGGTTGAGCAGATCAAGCGCCAACGATCGCGGTTCACGTGGGCGCCGATCGTTCAGGCGATCGAAGCGATCGGGCAACAGGATGATTGCGTTGACAATCATACTGTTTCATGA